One stretch of Cottoperca gobio chromosome 18, fCotGob3.1, whole genome shotgun sequence DNA includes these proteins:
- the fis1 gene encoding mitochondrial fission 1 protein, whose amino-acid sequence MEAVVSDVVAPEDLLKFEKKYNNELLKGAVSKETKFEYAWCLIRSKYTVDIKKGIVVLEELVQKASKEDSRDFLFYLAVAKYRLKEYEKALKYIRTLLKNEPGNKQAQELEKLIDKALKKDGLVGMAIVGGIGLGVAGLAGLIGLAVSKGAAKS is encoded by the exons ATGGAGGCTGTTGTGAGCGATGTGGTAGCGCCAGAAGACCTTTTA AAATTCGAGAAGAAATACAACAATGAGCTGCTGAAGGGAGCCGTCTCCAAAGAAACAAAGTTTGAGTATGCGTGGTGTCTGATCAGGAGTAAATACACAGTCGACATCAAGAAGGGAATTGTTGTCTTAGAGG AACTCGTTCAGAAAGCATCGAAGGAAGATTCCCGGGACTTCTTGTTCTACCTGGCGGTGGCCAAATACAGGCTCAAA GAATATGAGAAAGCCCTGAAGTACATCCGAACTCTCCTAAAGAACGAACCGGGGAACAAGCAGGCGCAGGAGCTGGAGAAACTCATCGACAAGGCTTTAAAGAAAG ACGGCTTGGTCGGCATGGCGATCGTCGGGGGGATTGGTCTTGGCGTGGCCGGTTTGGCCGGGCTCATCGGCTTGGCTGTGTCAAAGGGAGCTGCTAAATCCTAA
- the LOC115023762 gene encoding cytidine deaminase has product MTDQVKELVSKCLQARDLAYCPYSRFPVGAAILTIDGAIITGCNVENASYGLTVCAERTAIQRAVVEGHREFTAIAVTCDIKDRFVGPCGACRQVLMEFGSDWIVYLTKPDGSYKETSLSELLPLAFTPAHLAKN; this is encoded by the exons ATGACAG ATCAAGTTAAAGAGCTCGTGTCAAAGTGCCTGCAGGCCCGGGACTTGGCGTACTGTCCATACAGCCGGTTCCCTGTCGGTGCCGCCATATTGACAATAGATGGCGCTATAATCACAG GCTGTAATGTGGAGAATGCCTCCTACGGGCTGACGGTGTGTGCTGAGCGGACGGCCATCCAGCGGGCCGTGGTGGAAGGACACAGAGAGTTCACTGCCATTGCTGTGACATG TGATATTAAAGACCGCTTTGTCGGGCCATGTGGAGCATGTCGACAGGTTCTTATGGAG TTTGGATCCGACTGGATTGTATACTTGACCAAGCCAGATGGATCTTACAAAGAAACCAGCCTCAGTGAACTGTTGCCTCTAGCCTTTACCCCGGCCCACCTCGCAAAGAACTGA